A genomic stretch from Flavobacterium nitratireducens includes:
- a CDS encoding DUF6089 family protein → MKKNLSILVCLFLSIYSQAQIHEIGVFLGGSNYIGDVGNTTYIAPNEPAFGIVYKWNRSPRHAWRISYTQSTISADDFNSEEPSRRLRGYHFENSIKELSLGLEFNFFDFNLHTLAHKFTPYVASGINFFAYDDLYVELGETIKNRGKNAIAIPMILGIKTNISRSLVLGAEVGARYTYTDNLDGSNPKDTNLSVLRFGNLNNNDWYVFSGITVTYTFGEKPCYCAE, encoded by the coding sequence ATGAAAAAAAATTTAAGCATACTAGTTTGTTTATTTCTTAGTATCTATTCACAAGCTCAGATTCATGAAATAGGTGTTTTTTTAGGAGGAAGCAACTATATAGGCGACGTAGGAAACACAACCTATATTGCTCCAAATGAGCCTGCTTTTGGAATAGTATACAAATGGAATCGAAGTCCTAGACATGCTTGGAGAATTTCCTATACTCAATCTACAATAAGTGCTGACGACTTTAATTCAGAAGAACCAAGCAGAAGACTGAGAGGATATCATTTTGAAAATAGCATAAAAGAACTATCTTTAGGCCTTGAATTCAATTTTTTTGATTTTAATCTTCATACATTAGCCCACAAATTTACACCGTATGTGGCTTCGGGAATAAATTTTTTCGCGTATGACGATTTATATGTCGAATTAGGAGAAACAATAAAAAACAGAGGAAAAAACGCCATCGCAATACCTATGATTCTGGGAATAAAAACAAATATCTCAAGAAGCTTGGTACTGGGAGCAGAAGTAGGAGCACGCTACACCTATACAGATAATCTGGACGGAAGTAATCCTAAAGACACCAATTTGAGTGTTTTGCGTTTTGGAAATTTAAATAATAATGATTGGTATGTCTTCTCAGGGATAACTGTTACTTATACCTTTGGAGAAAAACCTTGCTATTGTGCAGAATAA
- a CDS encoding CBS domain-containing protein — MEITNYITADFKPIDSQESIAVVRDFLGDFNFSHFPVTEDGIYIGSISAEDVETFEEQKKVADYKYSLETFFISTNALWLEVLEVFAKNHSNLIPILDENNKYVGYYELEDIIIFLNQTPFIKEQGAVVKVRKGILDYSMSQIAQIVESNNGKLLGVFISESDISSVEVTIKISSGAINEIIQTFRRYNYEIISEHHEDSYIANLKERSDYLDKYLNM, encoded by the coding sequence ATGGAAATTACAAACTACATAACAGCTGATTTTAAACCTATTGATAGCCAAGAATCTATTGCGGTGGTGAGAGATTTTTTAGGAGATTTCAATTTTTCTCATTTCCCAGTAACTGAAGACGGTATTTATATTGGTAGTATTTCTGCAGAAGATGTAGAAACTTTTGAAGAACAGAAAAAAGTAGCCGACTACAAATACAGTTTAGAAACTTTTTTTATCAGTACAAATGCGCTTTGGCTTGAAGTTTTAGAGGTTTTTGCCAAAAACCATTCTAATTTAATTCCGATATTAGACGAAAACAATAAATACGTAGGTTACTATGAACTAGAAGACATTATTATTTTCCTTAACCAAACCCCTTTTATCAAAGAACAAGGAGCCGTTGTGAAAGTAAGAAAAGGAATTCTGGATTATTCTATGAGCCAAATCGCTCAAATTGTGGAAAGCAATAATGGTAAGCTATTAGGAGTATTCATCTCTGAATCGGATATTAGTAGCGTAGAAGTTACTATCAAAATAAGTTCTGGTGCTATTAATGAAATTATACAAACTTTCAGAAGATACAATTACGAAATCATATCAGAACACCACGAAGATTCTTATATCGCTAACCTAAAAGAACGTTCCGACTATTTGGACAAATACCTAAACATGTAA
- a CDS encoding pyridoxine 5'-phosphate synthase — protein MTKLSVNINKIATLRNARGGNVPDLLKVATDIQKFGGEGITIHPRPDERHIRYQDARDLKSIVYTEYNIEGNPQHNFVDLVLECKPDQVTLVPDAIGAITSSAGWDTIQYQDYLSEMIQEFQRNGIRTSIFVDPVLEMIEGAKKTGTDRIELYTESFAHQYSLGNEKGITPYVEAAVLANELGLGINAGHDLSLDNIQFFKQNIPGLLEVSIGHALISEALYLGLDNVVNMYLRKLK, from the coding sequence ATGACAAAGTTAAGTGTAAACATCAATAAAATAGCTACTTTACGTAATGCTCGTGGCGGTAATGTGCCTGATTTATTAAAAGTAGCGACCGATATTCAGAAATTTGGAGGAGAAGGAATCACCATTCATCCTCGTCCTGATGAGCGACACATTCGTTACCAGGATGCCCGCGATTTGAAATCGATTGTTTATACCGAATATAATATCGAAGGAAATCCGCAACATAATTTTGTGGATTTGGTTTTAGAATGCAAACCAGACCAAGTGACTCTAGTCCCAGACGCTATTGGAGCGATTACTTCATCAGCAGGTTGGGATACGATTCAGTATCAGGATTATTTATCTGAAATGATTCAGGAATTTCAACGCAACGGAATCCGTACTTCTATCTTTGTGGATCCAGTTTTAGAAATGATTGAAGGAGCTAAGAAAACAGGAACAGACAGAATTGAATTGTATACAGAGTCGTTTGCGCACCAATACAGTTTGGGAAATGAAAAGGGAATTACTCCTTACGTGGAAGCAGCTGTTTTGGCAAACGAATTAGGTTTGGGAATCAATGCCGGACACGATTTAAGTTTGGATAATATTCAGTTTTTCAAACAAAATATTCCTGGATTATTAGAAGTTTCTATTGGTCATGCATTGATTTCAGAAGCCTTGTATTTAGGATTGGATAACGTTGTCAATATGTATTTGCGAAAATTAAAATAA
- a CDS encoding alpha/beta fold hydrolase produces the protein MLYSKIEGEGKPFLIIHGFLGMSDNWKTLGQQFVEDGFQVHMLDMRNHGRSFQSDEFSYELMVKDVYGYCQEHSLKTIHILGHSMGGKIAMLFATRYPEMVDKLIVADIGPKYYAPHHQTILAALNAVDFSIKPSRAQVEATIGEYIHDFGTKQFLLKNLYWVEPGQLAFRFNLAVFNEKIEEIGVTLPEELVFEKPTLFIRGGNSNYILDSDIENIAMHFPMMKLETIPNAGHWLHAENPSLFYQMVISFLN, from the coding sequence ATGCTTTATTCAAAAATAGAAGGGGAGGGAAAACCATTTTTAATTATACATGGATTTCTTGGAATGTCCGACAATTGGAAAACCTTAGGACAGCAATTTGTCGAAGATGGTTTTCAGGTTCACATGCTAGATATGCGCAATCATGGTCGTAGTTTTCAATCGGATGAATTTAGTTATGAGTTGATGGTTAAGGATGTTTATGGCTATTGTCAGGAACATTCATTGAAAACCATTCATATTCTAGGTCATTCTATGGGAGGAAAAATCGCTATGCTGTTCGCAACTCGTTATCCAGAAATGGTCGATAAATTAATAGTTGCCGATATTGGACCGAAATATTATGCGCCACATCATCAGACTATTTTAGCGGCTTTGAATGCGGTAGATTTTTCAATTAAGCCAAGTCGTGCACAAGTTGAAGCGACAATTGGTGAGTATATTCACGATTTTGGCACCAAACAATTTTTGCTGAAAAATTTATATTGGGTGGAACCTGGACAATTGGCTTTCCGATTCAATTTGGCAGTTTTCAATGAAAAAATAGAAGAGATTGGAGTTACATTGCCTGAGGAGTTAGTGTTTGAAAAACCAACTCTTTTCATACGTGGAGGAAATTCAAATTATATTTTAGATTCTGACATTGAAAATATTGCGATGCATTTTCCAATGATGAAGTTAGAAACGATTCCTAATGCTGGACACTGGCTCCATGCCGAAAATCCGTCTTTGTTTTATCAAATGGTTATTTCTTTTTTGAATTAA